In Syngnathus acus chromosome 5, fSynAcu1.2, whole genome shotgun sequence, a genomic segment contains:
- the glyctk gene encoding glycerate kinase translates to MARVLSLIRTQPFLALLGRRTMSLDRGAREVFAAAVEGVQPDIVIRQSLESQGNSMVVVGSCGGKFPLRNNVHVVGFGKAVLGMATEAEKILGEHLVGGVISVPHGIQQTLRQHGKHHLLLKERSHIQVMEGAQHNLPDADSLKAADCIARLANALTEDDLLLVLISGGGSALLPAPVSPMTLQEKLDITRKLAAAGATIQELNTVRRAFSVLKGGGLAQCAHPAQVVALILSDVIGDPLDLIASGPTVRGPIYRDEVLAVLECYGLLDSAPTSVKDVLAGLGSRQGVEIDEAGRVLNVVIGSNNIALQHAGRRALELGYRPIVLSPGVCGDVRSVSRLYGLLAHFACSRGENTSELAAEVMKLGPEVGVERGDLRRVLQSLERDRAQGQGITCVLAGGEPTVELIGNGRGGRNQELAMRVGLELRDLQPLVDSPVFLSGGTDGQDGPTEAAGAVTDAGLYKDAQKQQLDMLSFLKNNDSFTFFTRLSGGRNLVVPGLTCTNVMDVHVLLIPCSAK, encoded by the exons ATGGCACGCGTTCTCTCCCTGATCCGGACTCAACCATTCCTTGCTCTCCTGGGGAGGAGGACAATGTCGCTCGACCGTGGGGCGCGGGAGGTGTTTGCTGCGGCGGTGGAAGGCGTACAGCCGGATATCGTCATCCGGCAGAGTTTGGAAAGTCAAGGCAACTCCATGGTGGTTGTTGGCAGCTGCGGTGGCAAGTTCCCGCTGAGAAACAATGTGCACGTGGTGGGCTTTGGAAAAGCGGTGCTGGGCATGGCCACTGAAGCTGAGAAGATCCTGGGAGAACATTTGGTGGGAGGAGTTATCAGCGTGCCGCATGGCATTCAGCAGACGTTACGGCAGCATGGCAAACA CCACCTGCTGTTGAAGGAAAGAAGCCATATCCAAGTCATGGAGGGCGCTCAACACAACCTGCCCGACGCCGACTCCCTGAAGGCAGCAGATTGTATTGCGAGGCTTGCAAATGCGTTGACGGAGGACGACCTGCTTCTCGTGCTGATTTCAG GTGGGGGCTCCGCATTGCTCCCCGCACCCGTCTCGCCAATGACGCTCCAAGAGAAACTGGACATCACCCGTAAACTGGCAGCCGCCGGCGCCACCATTCAAGAGCTGAACACCGTACGACGCGCCTTCTCCGTGTTAAAGGGAGGAGGACTTGcacagtgtgcacaccctGCTCAG GTGGTGGCATTGATACTATCAGATGTGATCGGTGACCCACTGGACCTGATAGCGAGCGGCCCCACAGTGCGGGGTCCGATATATCGTGACGAGGTGCTGGCAGTCCTTGAGTGCTACGGCTTGCTGGACTCTGCCCCTACCTCTGTGAAGGACGTGCTAGCTGGACTTGGTTCGCGCCAGGGAGTTGAAATAGACGAGGCTGGGCGCGTTCTCAACGTAGTGATCGGCTCCAACAACATTGCCCTCCAGCACGCCGGCCGCCGGGCGCTTGAGCTGGGTTACCGCCCCATCGTGCTCTCCCCGGGAGTGTGCGGTGACGTGAGGTCAGTGTCCCGTCTTTACGGCCTCCTGGCCCACTTCGCCTGCTCGCGTGGGGAAAACACGTCCGAGCTCGCTGCCGAGGTGATGAAGCTGGGACCGGAAGTGGGAGTAGAGCGCGGGGACCTTCGGCGTGTTTTGCAGAGTTTGGAGCGTGATCGCGCGCAAGGACAAGGTATTACATGCGTGCTGGCGGGGGGTGAGCCCACCGTGGAACTCATAGGTAACGGCCGCGGGGGTCGCAACCAGGAGCTGGCTATGAGAGTGGGCCTGGAGTTGAGAGACTTGCAGCCCCTGGTAGACAGTCCGGTCTTCCTGAGCGGTGGAACCGACGGTCAGGACGGGCCCACCGAGGCGGCGGGAGCTGTCACGGATGCGGGCTTGTACAAGGATGCTCAAAAACAACAGTTGGATATGCTCAGCTTTCTTAAAAACAACgattcttttacttttttcactCGTCTATCTGGTGGTCGCAACTTGGTTGTCCCGGGGTTAACCTGCACCAATGTCATGGATGTGCACGTTCTGCTCATTCCATGTAGTGCCAAATAG
- the tcta gene encoding T-cell leukemia translocation-altered gene protein homolog, with protein sequence MEEPWDFEFLSRITDGCLSFLSEFVEDWLANDLRVSIFKILLSWLIFSLLAIHFAWKIYGNTVNDMYYRQGSGQNGGTPDTTSGLGRWGDTAGQPSKSHRD encoded by the exons ATGGAGGAGCCTTGGGATTTCGAGTTTCTGTCCCGTATCACCGACGGCTGCTTGTCGTTTCTGTCCGAATTCGTGGAGGACTGGCTCGCCAACGATTTGAGAGTCTCCATATTTAAAATCCTTCTCAGTTGGTTGATTTTCAGTCTGCTAGCTATTCATTTTGCTTGGAAGATTTACGGGAACACGGTGAATGACATGTATTACCGGCAAG GGAGCGGGCAGAACGGTGGGACACCTGACACGACGTCCGGCCTGGGCAGATG ggGGGACACAGCGGGACAACCATCCAAGTCTCATAGGGATTAG
- the LOC119122761 gene encoding vacuolar fusion protein MON1 homolog B-like isoform X2 has product MDMDNQEGETQGVKICPPLEVNTAADTLATSLSLLGNHMFPDLVAKKAALEETRTQDGAEESPQETEGSLPPPATEPESEEHQDDVANGTQSDSGEFVVTVLAKAKLEEQGLGVKGRLSPLLEAGMQESPTAAHGPSHRDEDVTAESWRRHRKHVFVLSEAGKPIYSRYGSEEALSSTMGVMMALVSFVQSGDNIIRSVYSEEHTVVFLQKGPLVLVCVSNSRQSEQQLRGELLYVYYQIISMLTQASISRIFEHKKNYDLRRLLAGSEKILDGLLDLLDSDPSFLLAAVHCLPLASSLRDSLSQILQKAITPNLVFSILIAKNQLLTIVQERAVIEDARLEPADVHLLLNLIGASSAFQAGEIWTPICLPLFNPDCYFYAYISYLDPPECTVCLLLLSTDKEAFYAVAECKRRIEEAMAAQGSLGLIAKAQSYSVGQVGVADLRHFMYKPFDVPDNHRQLTQFTSPEMEAPYHTEEEKMRLLDLYRYMHSRIHSSSRPLKLIYHVAERETLLAWVTSKFELYTCFSPLVTKACAITVITKLLRWIKKEEERLFIRYPPKYSTTPNPAKSSRGAKAEQTDSADNGYLSLL; this is encoded by the exons ATGGACATGGACAATCAAGAGGGAGAGACACAGGGAGTCAAGATATGTCCACCCTTAGAAGTTAACACAGCAG CGGACACCCTGGCAACCTCACTTTCACTTTTGGGGAATCACATGTTTCCCGATCTGGTGGCCAAGAAAGCTGCCCTTGAAGAGACGCGGACACAAGATGGTGCAGAGGAATCCCCTCAGGAGACAGAAggctctcttcctcctccggcAACCGAGCCGGAAAGCGAGGAGCATCAGGACGACGTGGCGAACGGCACGCAAAGTGACTCTGGAGAGTTCGTCGTCACCGTGCTGGCCAAGGCCAAGTTGGAGGAGCAAGGCCTCGGCGTGAAGGGTCGCTTGTCGCCGCTGCTGGAGGCGGGAATGCAGGAATCTCCCACCGCCGCCCACGGCCCTTCCCACCGTGACGAGGACGTGACGGCGGAAAGCTGGCGGCGGCACAGGAAGCACGTTTTTGTGCTGAGCGAAGCCGGAAAGCCTATCTATTCACGCTACGGCAGCGAAGAAGCTCTGTCATCTACGATGGGCGTCATGATGGCGCTGGTGTCCTTTGTGCAAAGTGGAGATAATATTATACGCTCCGTCTACTCAG AGGAGCACACCGTGGTTTTCCTCCAGAAAGGCCCCCTGGTGCTGGTGTGCGTGTCCAACAGCCGGCAGTCGGAGCAGCAGCTGCGTGGCGAGCTCCTCTATGTCTACTACCAGATCATCAGCATGCTCACGCAGGCCAGCATCTCGCGCATCTTCGAGCACAAGAAGAACTACGACCTACGGCGTCTGCTGGCGGGCTCCGAGAAGATCTTGGACGGCCTCCTGGACCTATTGGACTCAGACCCCAGTTTCCTTCTGGCGGCTGTGCACTGCCTGCCGCTCGCCTCCTCCCTCAGGGACTCCCTCAGCCAGATCTTACAGAAGGCCATCACGCCCAACTTGGTCTTTTCCATCCTCATCGCCAAGAACCAGCTGCTGACCATCGTGCAGGAGAGAGCCGTCATCGAGGACGCCCGTCTGGAGCCCGCCGACGTCCACCTGTTGCTCAACCTCATCGGCGCCTCCTCCGCCTTCCAGGCCGGCGAGATCTGGACGCCCATCTGTCTGCCGCTCTTCAACCCCGACTGTTACTTCTACGCGTACATCTCCTACTTGGACCCGCCCGAGTGCACCGTCTGCCTCCTGCTGCTCTCCACCGACAAGGAGGCCTTCTACGCCGTGGCTGAGTGCAAGCGGCGCATCGAGGAGGCCATGGCGGCGCAGGGCTCGCTGGGCCTCATCGCCAAGGCGCAGTCGTACAGCGTCGGTCAGGTGGGCGTCGCCGACCTCAGGCACTTCATGTACAAGCCCTTCGACGTGCCCGACAACCACCGCCAGCTCACGCAGTTCACCAG CCCCGAGATGGAAGCCCCGTACCACAccgaggaggagaaaatgagGCTGTTGGACCTTTACCGTTACATGCACAGCCGCATTCACAGCAGCTCTCGACCCCTGAAGCTCATCTACCACGTGGCGGAGAGGGAAACCCTGCTCGCGTGG GTGACGAGCAAGTTTGAGCTGTACACATGCTTCAGTCCACTGGTGACCAAGGCGTGCGCCATCACCGTCATTACCAAGCTCCTCCGCTGGATCAAGAAGGAGGAAGAGCGCCTCTTCATCAGGTACCCACCTAAGTACTCCACCACGCCCAACCCCGCCAAGAGCTCGCGAGGAGCCAAGGCGGAACAGACAGACTCGGCCGACAACGGCTACCTGTCCTTGCTATGA
- the LOC119122761 gene encoding vacuolar fusion protein MON1 homolog B-like isoform X1, which translates to MDMDNQEGETQGVKICPPLEVNTAAADTLATSLSLLGNHMFPDLVAKKAALEETRTQDGAEESPQETEGSLPPPATEPESEEHQDDVANGTQSDSGEFVVTVLAKAKLEEQGLGVKGRLSPLLEAGMQESPTAAHGPSHRDEDVTAESWRRHRKHVFVLSEAGKPIYSRYGSEEALSSTMGVMMALVSFVQSGDNIIRSVYSEEHTVVFLQKGPLVLVCVSNSRQSEQQLRGELLYVYYQIISMLTQASISRIFEHKKNYDLRRLLAGSEKILDGLLDLLDSDPSFLLAAVHCLPLASSLRDSLSQILQKAITPNLVFSILIAKNQLLTIVQERAVIEDARLEPADVHLLLNLIGASSAFQAGEIWTPICLPLFNPDCYFYAYISYLDPPECTVCLLLLSTDKEAFYAVAECKRRIEEAMAAQGSLGLIAKAQSYSVGQVGVADLRHFMYKPFDVPDNHRQLTQFTSPEMEAPYHTEEEKMRLLDLYRYMHSRIHSSSRPLKLIYHVAERETLLAWVTSKFELYTCFSPLVTKACAITVITKLLRWIKKEEERLFIRYPPKYSTTPNPAKSSRGAKAEQTDSADNGYLSLL; encoded by the exons ATGGACATGGACAATCAAGAGGGAGAGACACAGGGAGTCAAGATATGTCCACCCTTAGAAGTTAACACAGCAG CAGCGGACACCCTGGCAACCTCACTTTCACTTTTGGGGAATCACATGTTTCCCGATCTGGTGGCCAAGAAAGCTGCCCTTGAAGAGACGCGGACACAAGATGGTGCAGAGGAATCCCCTCAGGAGACAGAAggctctcttcctcctccggcAACCGAGCCGGAAAGCGAGGAGCATCAGGACGACGTGGCGAACGGCACGCAAAGTGACTCTGGAGAGTTCGTCGTCACCGTGCTGGCCAAGGCCAAGTTGGAGGAGCAAGGCCTCGGCGTGAAGGGTCGCTTGTCGCCGCTGCTGGAGGCGGGAATGCAGGAATCTCCCACCGCCGCCCACGGCCCTTCCCACCGTGACGAGGACGTGACGGCGGAAAGCTGGCGGCGGCACAGGAAGCACGTTTTTGTGCTGAGCGAAGCCGGAAAGCCTATCTATTCACGCTACGGCAGCGAAGAAGCTCTGTCATCTACGATGGGCGTCATGATGGCGCTGGTGTCCTTTGTGCAAAGTGGAGATAATATTATACGCTCCGTCTACTCAG AGGAGCACACCGTGGTTTTCCTCCAGAAAGGCCCCCTGGTGCTGGTGTGCGTGTCCAACAGCCGGCAGTCGGAGCAGCAGCTGCGTGGCGAGCTCCTCTATGTCTACTACCAGATCATCAGCATGCTCACGCAGGCCAGCATCTCGCGCATCTTCGAGCACAAGAAGAACTACGACCTACGGCGTCTGCTGGCGGGCTCCGAGAAGATCTTGGACGGCCTCCTGGACCTATTGGACTCAGACCCCAGTTTCCTTCTGGCGGCTGTGCACTGCCTGCCGCTCGCCTCCTCCCTCAGGGACTCCCTCAGCCAGATCTTACAGAAGGCCATCACGCCCAACTTGGTCTTTTCCATCCTCATCGCCAAGAACCAGCTGCTGACCATCGTGCAGGAGAGAGCCGTCATCGAGGACGCCCGTCTGGAGCCCGCCGACGTCCACCTGTTGCTCAACCTCATCGGCGCCTCCTCCGCCTTCCAGGCCGGCGAGATCTGGACGCCCATCTGTCTGCCGCTCTTCAACCCCGACTGTTACTTCTACGCGTACATCTCCTACTTGGACCCGCCCGAGTGCACCGTCTGCCTCCTGCTGCTCTCCACCGACAAGGAGGCCTTCTACGCCGTGGCTGAGTGCAAGCGGCGCATCGAGGAGGCCATGGCGGCGCAGGGCTCGCTGGGCCTCATCGCCAAGGCGCAGTCGTACAGCGTCGGTCAGGTGGGCGTCGCCGACCTCAGGCACTTCATGTACAAGCCCTTCGACGTGCCCGACAACCACCGCCAGCTCACGCAGTTCACCAG CCCCGAGATGGAAGCCCCGTACCACAccgaggaggagaaaatgagGCTGTTGGACCTTTACCGTTACATGCACAGCCGCATTCACAGCAGCTCTCGACCCCTGAAGCTCATCTACCACGTGGCGGAGAGGGAAACCCTGCTCGCGTGG GTGACGAGCAAGTTTGAGCTGTACACATGCTTCAGTCCACTGGTGACCAAGGCGTGCGCCATCACCGTCATTACCAAGCTCCTCCGCTGGATCAAGAAGGAGGAAGAGCGCCTCTTCATCAGGTACCCACCTAAGTACTCCACCACGCCCAACCCCGCCAAGAGCTCGCGAGGAGCCAAGGCGGAACAGACAGACTCGGCCGACAACGGCTACCTGTCCTTGCTATGA
- the LOC119122764 gene encoding tubulin beta chain isoform X1 — protein sequence MREIVHLQIGQCGNQIGSKFWEVISAEHGISKTGIYEGDSTVQLERVNVYFNEAHGKALSRDSMMDLLMTNVSPGGKYVPRSLLVDLEPGTMDSIRGSHIGALFRPDNFIHGNSGAGNNWAKGHYTEGAELIEQVMDRVRNESESCDCLQGFQLVHSLGGGTGSGMGTLMINKIREEYPDRIMTSFSVMPSPKVSDTVVEPYNATLSVHQLLESTDETFCIDNEALYDICFRTLKLTTPTYGDLNHLVSMTMSGVTTSLRFPGQLNADLRKLAVNMVPFPRLHFFMPGFAPLTPRGSQQYRALTVPELTQQMFDARNMMTACDPRRGRYLTVAGIFRGKMSTKEVDEQMLAVQQKNSNYFVDWIPHNVKVAVCDIPPRGLKLASTFIGNNTAIQEIFRRVGDQFALMFRRKAFLHWYTGEGMDEMEFTEAEGNLNDLVSEYLQYQDATAESEPEDEYEQEPPVMATATRIQSRMEVTTEMVTETTRETADEDVA from the exons ATGCGTGAAATTGTACATCTGCAAATTGGTCAATGTGGCAACCAAATCGGCTCAAAG TTCTGGGAAGTGATCAGCGCAGAACATGGAATCAGCAAGACAGGCATCTATGAGGGCGACAGCACAGTCCAATTGGAGAGAGTCAATGTCTACTTTAATGAAGCACATGGTAAGGCATTATCACGAGACTCCATGATGGACTTACTAATGACAAATGTGTCTCCAGGAGGTAAATATGTGCCTCGTTCCCTGCTGGTTGACCTGGAGCCCGGCACCATGGACAGCATCAGAGGGAGTCACATCGGTGCTCTCTTCAGGCCGGACAACTTTATTCATG GCAATTCAGGTGCTGGCAATAACTGGGCAAAGGGCCACTACACCGAGGGGGCGGAGCTGATAGAGCAGGTCATGGACCGGGTGAGGAACGAGAGCGAGAGCTGTGATTGCCTACAGGGCTTCCAGCTGGTTCACTCCCTCGGTGGCGGCACGGGTTCCGGCATGGGGACCCTGATGATCAACAAGATCCGAGAGGAGTATCCCGACCGGATCATGACAAGCTTCAGTGTCATGCCCTCACCAAAGGTCTCCGATACTGTGGTGGAGCCCTACAATGCCACCTTGTCGGTCCACCAGCTCCTGGAGAGCACGGACGAGACCTTCTGCATCGACAACGAGGCGCTCTATGACATCTGCTTTCGCACGCTCAAACTCACCACTCCCACGTATGGAGACCTCAACCACTTGGTGTCCATGACCATGAGCGGGGTCACCACCTCCCTGAGATTCCCGGGTCAGCTCAATGCCGATCTGAGGAAgctggcggtcaacatggtGCCTTTCCCCCGTCTCCACTTCTTCATGCCCGGTTTCGCCCCGCTGACGCCACGCGGCAGTCAGCAGTACCGCGCCCTCACCGTACCCGAGCTCACCCAGCAGATGTTCGACGCCCGTAACATGATGACGGCCTGCGACCCCAGACGGGGACGCTACCTCACGGTCGCCGGCATCTTCCGCGGCAAGATGTCTACCAAGGAAGTGGATGAACAAATGCTGGCCGTCCAGCAGAAGAACAGCAACTACTTTGTGGACTGGATCCCACACAACGTCAAGGTCGCCGTGTGCGACATCCCGCCCCGAGGCCTCAAACTAGCTTCCACGTTTATTGGCAACAACACGGCCATTCAGGAAATATTCCGCAGAGTGGGCGATCAGTTCGCCTTGATGTTCAGGCGCAAAGCCTTTCTCCACTGGTACACCGGCGAGGGCATGGACGAGATGGAGTTCACAGAGGCTGAGGGCAACCTCAACGACCTGGTTTCAGAGTACCTGCAGTACCAAGACGCCACGGCCGAGTCCGAACCGGAGGACGAATACGAGCAAGAGCCGCCCGTCATGGCTACAGCCACGAGGATTCAGTCTCGGATGGAAGTTACGACGGAAATGGTGACAGAAACGACGAGGGAAACTGCGGATGAGGACGTAGCGTGA
- the LOC119122764 gene encoding tubulin beta-6 chain isoform X2: MREIVHLQIGQCGNQIGSKFWEVISAEHGISKTGIYEGDSTVQLERVNVYFNEAHGGKYVPRSLLVDLEPGTMDSIRGSHIGALFRPDNFIHGNSGAGNNWAKGHYTEGAELIEQVMDRVRNESESCDCLQGFQLVHSLGGGTGSGMGTLMINKIREEYPDRIMTSFSVMPSPKVSDTVVEPYNATLSVHQLLESTDETFCIDNEALYDICFRTLKLTTPTYGDLNHLVSMTMSGVTTSLRFPGQLNADLRKLAVNMVPFPRLHFFMPGFAPLTPRGSQQYRALTVPELTQQMFDARNMMTACDPRRGRYLTVAGIFRGKMSTKEVDEQMLAVQQKNSNYFVDWIPHNVKVAVCDIPPRGLKLASTFIGNNTAIQEIFRRVGDQFALMFRRKAFLHWYTGEGMDEMEFTEAEGNLNDLVSEYLQYQDATAESEPEDEYEQEPPVMATATRIQSRMEVTTEMVTETTRETADEDVA, translated from the exons ATGCGTGAAATTGTACATCTGCAAATTGGTCAATGTGGCAACCAAATCGGCTCAAAG TTCTGGGAAGTGATCAGCGCAGAACATGGAATCAGCAAGACAGGCATCTATGAGGGCGACAGCACAGTCCAATTGGAGAGAGTCAATGTCTACTTTAATGAAGCACATG GAGGTAAATATGTGCCTCGTTCCCTGCTGGTTGACCTGGAGCCCGGCACCATGGACAGCATCAGAGGGAGTCACATCGGTGCTCTCTTCAGGCCGGACAACTTTATTCATG GCAATTCAGGTGCTGGCAATAACTGGGCAAAGGGCCACTACACCGAGGGGGCGGAGCTGATAGAGCAGGTCATGGACCGGGTGAGGAACGAGAGCGAGAGCTGTGATTGCCTACAGGGCTTCCAGCTGGTTCACTCCCTCGGTGGCGGCACGGGTTCCGGCATGGGGACCCTGATGATCAACAAGATCCGAGAGGAGTATCCCGACCGGATCATGACAAGCTTCAGTGTCATGCCCTCACCAAAGGTCTCCGATACTGTGGTGGAGCCCTACAATGCCACCTTGTCGGTCCACCAGCTCCTGGAGAGCACGGACGAGACCTTCTGCATCGACAACGAGGCGCTCTATGACATCTGCTTTCGCACGCTCAAACTCACCACTCCCACGTATGGAGACCTCAACCACTTGGTGTCCATGACCATGAGCGGGGTCACCACCTCCCTGAGATTCCCGGGTCAGCTCAATGCCGATCTGAGGAAgctggcggtcaacatggtGCCTTTCCCCCGTCTCCACTTCTTCATGCCCGGTTTCGCCCCGCTGACGCCACGCGGCAGTCAGCAGTACCGCGCCCTCACCGTACCCGAGCTCACCCAGCAGATGTTCGACGCCCGTAACATGATGACGGCCTGCGACCCCAGACGGGGACGCTACCTCACGGTCGCCGGCATCTTCCGCGGCAAGATGTCTACCAAGGAAGTGGATGAACAAATGCTGGCCGTCCAGCAGAAGAACAGCAACTACTTTGTGGACTGGATCCCACACAACGTCAAGGTCGCCGTGTGCGACATCCCGCCCCGAGGCCTCAAACTAGCTTCCACGTTTATTGGCAACAACACGGCCATTCAGGAAATATTCCGCAGAGTGGGCGATCAGTTCGCCTTGATGTTCAGGCGCAAAGCCTTTCTCCACTGGTACACCGGCGAGGGCATGGACGAGATGGAGTTCACAGAGGCTGAGGGCAACCTCAACGACCTGGTTTCAGAGTACCTGCAGTACCAAGACGCCACGGCCGAGTCCGAACCGGAGGACGAATACGAGCAAGAGCCGCCCGTCATGGCTACAGCCACGAGGATTCAGTCTCGGATGGAAGTTACGACGGAAATGGTGACAGAAACGACGAGGGAAACTGCGGATGAGGACGTAGCGTGA
- the LOC119122765 gene encoding guanine nucleotide-binding protein G(s) subunit alpha isoform X1 — protein sequence MGCLGNSKTEDQRNEEKAQREANKKIEKQLQKDKQLYRATHRLLLLGAGESGKSTIVKQMRILHVNGFNAEEKKQKIHDIKNNIKEAIETIVSAMSTLTPPCQLACPANQPRIDYVLHQMNQKDFEFSSEFYDHSKILWQDDGVRACWERSNEYQLIDCAQYFLDRVDVVQQHDYTPTDQDLLRCRVLTSGIFETRFQIDKVNFHMFDVGGQRDERRKWIQCFNDVTAIIFVVASSSYNMVIREDNQTNRLQEALNLFKNIWNNRWLRTISVILFLNKQDLLAEKVLAGKSKIEDYFPEFARYTTPDDAIPEPGEDPRVTKAKYFIRDEFLRISTASGDGRHYCYPHFTCAVDTENIRRVFSDCRDIIQRMHLRQYELL from the exons ATGGGCTGTCTCGGCAATAGCAAGACAGAAGACCAACGCAACGAGGAGAAGGCCCAGAGGGAAGCCAACAAGAAAATTGAGAAGCAGCTCCAGAAAGACAAACAGCTATACCGGGCCACACACCGACTTCTACTACTAG GGGCCGGAGAATCCGGGAAGAGCACCATAGTCAAGCAGATGCGAATATTGCACGTCAATGGCTTCAATGCAGA ggagaaaaagcagaaaatacacgatattaaaaacaacattaaagaAGCCATAGAG aCCATCGTGTCCGCCATGAGTACACTCACGCCACCCTGCCAGCTTGCCTGCCCTGCTAACCAGCCGCGTATCGACTACGTCCTCCACCAAATGAACCAGAAGGATTTCGAGTTTTCATCG gagTTTTATGACCACTCAAAGATCCTCTGGCAGGACGATGGCGTGCGGGCCTGCTGGGAAAGGTCCAATGAATATCAACTCATCGACTGTGCGCAGTA CTTCCTAGACCGAGTGGATGTGGTCCAACAACACGACTACACGCCAACCGACCAG GACCTGCTGAGATGCAGAGTGCTGACATCCGGCATCTtcgagacaagatttcaaatcGACAAAGTCAATTTTCA TATGTTCGACGTAGGTGGTCAGCGGGATGAGCGTCGAAAATGGATCCAGTGTTTTAACG ATGTAACGGCTATCATATTCGTGGTGGCGAGCAGCAGCTACAACATGGTGATCAGAGAGGACAATCAGACCAACAGACTGCAGGAGGCCCTCAATCTTTTCAAGAACATTTGGAACAACAG GTGGCTACGGACCATCTCTGTCATCCTCTTCCTGAACAAACAGGACCTCCTCGCCGAGAAGGTCTTGGCAGGGAAGTCCAAGATTGAGGACTATTTTCCTGAATTTGCACGCTACACGACACCCGACGACG CAATACCAGAGCCGGGCGAAGATCCGCGCGTCACCAAGGCAAAGTACTTCATACGGGATGAGTTTCTG AGGATCAGCACAGCCAGCGGGGACGGCCGCCATTACTGTTACCCCCACTTCACCTGCGCCGTGGACACGGAGAACATCCGGCGCGTCTTCAGCGACTGTCGCGACATCATCCAGAGGATGCACCTACGGCAGTACGAGCTCTTGTGA
- the LOC119122765 gene encoding guanine nucleotide-binding protein G(s) subunit alpha isoform X2, which produces MFDVGGQRDERRKWIQCFNDVTAIIFVVASSSYNMVIREDNQTNRLQEALNLFKNIWNNRWLRTISVILFLNKQDLLAEKVLAGKSKIEDYFPEFARYTTPDDAIPEPGEDPRVTKAKYFIRDEFLRISTASGDGRHYCYPHFTCAVDTENIRRVFSDCRDIIQRMHLRQYELL; this is translated from the exons ATGTTCGACGTAGGTGGTCAGCGGGATGAGCGTCGAAAATGGATCCAGTGTTTTAACG ATGTAACGGCTATCATATTCGTGGTGGCGAGCAGCAGCTACAACATGGTGATCAGAGAGGACAATCAGACCAACAGACTGCAGGAGGCCCTCAATCTTTTCAAGAACATTTGGAACAACAG GTGGCTACGGACCATCTCTGTCATCCTCTTCCTGAACAAACAGGACCTCCTCGCCGAGAAGGTCTTGGCAGGGAAGTCCAAGATTGAGGACTATTTTCCTGAATTTGCACGCTACACGACACCCGACGACG CAATACCAGAGCCGGGCGAAGATCCGCGCGTCACCAAGGCAAAGTACTTCATACGGGATGAGTTTCTG AGGATCAGCACAGCCAGCGGGGACGGCCGCCATTACTGTTACCCCCACTTCACCTGCGCCGTGGACACGGAGAACATCCGGCGCGTCTTCAGCGACTGTCGCGACATCATCCAGAGGATGCACCTACGGCAGTACGAGCTCTTGTGA